One segment of Synechococcus sp. A15-24 DNA contains the following:
- a CDS encoding pitrilysin family protein: MAIPDLIVDRIATPGVMAAKLLLPWGSATDGVCQRGAHQLLAATLSRGCGPFDHRQLADLVEGRGAGLRSDAHEDGLLISLRCTTEDAQELMPLLDWMVTEPHLATEQLELERSLSLQALQRQREDPFHLAIDQWRQLIYGSTGYGHDPLGVSDDLQRMDETALQTLARQLTTGRSVLAISGTWPSSLDDTLLKRTGEGWQDTTDAPPPPPMHWTPNGDGDLVMQSIDTEQVVLMLGQPCCAYGHPDDLALRLLQCHLGSGMSSLLFRRLREDHGVAYDVGAHHPARAGAAPFVLHASSSAERAELTLSLLHQSWQELSSQLLSEADLTLARAKFRGQVAHGRQTCSQRAERAAHRRGLGLSDDHDHRSLERMESLQPQELMEAAQRWLQTPHLSLCGPADALKRLEDHWSQLQSSAATGSS, translated from the coding sequence ATGGCCATCCCGGACCTGATCGTTGATCGGATCGCCACCCCCGGCGTGATGGCGGCGAAATTGCTTCTGCCCTGGGGCAGTGCCACGGACGGCGTCTGCCAGCGTGGTGCCCATCAGCTGCTAGCGGCAACCCTCAGCCGTGGCTGCGGACCATTCGACCATCGTCAGCTAGCTGATTTGGTGGAGGGGCGAGGCGCCGGCTTGCGCAGTGACGCCCATGAAGACGGGTTGCTGATCAGTCTGCGCTGCACCACCGAAGACGCCCAGGAGCTGATGCCCTTGCTCGACTGGATGGTGACAGAACCCCATCTGGCGACGGAACAGCTGGAACTGGAGCGGTCCTTGAGCCTGCAGGCGCTGCAGCGACAGCGGGAGGACCCCTTCCACCTGGCGATCGATCAATGGCGGCAGCTGATTTACGGCAGCACGGGTTACGGCCATGACCCGCTCGGAGTGAGCGACGACCTGCAACGAATGGATGAGACCGCTCTGCAGACCCTGGCCAGACAGCTGACGACGGGACGCTCCGTGCTGGCCATCAGCGGAACCTGGCCGTCATCCCTGGACGACACGCTGCTGAAGCGGACGGGCGAGGGGTGGCAGGACACGACAGATGCACCACCCCCTCCACCGATGCACTGGACGCCCAATGGCGACGGCGACCTGGTGATGCAGTCCATCGACACCGAGCAGGTGGTGCTGATGCTGGGGCAACCCTGCTGTGCGTATGGGCATCCGGATGACCTGGCTCTGCGGCTGCTGCAGTGCCATCTGGGCTCAGGCATGTCGAGCCTGCTGTTCCGTCGTCTGCGGGAAGACCATGGTGTGGCCTACGACGTGGGAGCGCATCACCCAGCGCGGGCAGGAGCTGCACCGTTCGTACTGCACGCCTCCAGCAGCGCCGAACGGGCTGAACTGACCTTGTCGCTGTTGCACCAAAGCTGGCAGGAGTTGAGCAGCCAACTCCTCAGCGAGGCGGACCTCACCCTGGCCCGAGCCAAATTCCGAGGACAGGTGGCCCATGGCCGCCAGACCTGTTCCCAGCGGGCGGAACGGGCGGCACATCGACGTGGCCTCGGCCTGAGCGATGACCATGACCACCGTTCTCTTGAACGCATGGAGTCACTGCAGCCTCAGGAGCTGATGGAAGCAGCCCAGCGCTGGCTTCAGACTCCCCACCTCAGCCTTTGCGGTCCAGCGGACGCCCTCAAGAGGCTGGAAGACCACTGGAGCCAGCTTCAATCCTCAGCAGCGACTGGTTCCAGTTGA
- a CDS encoding ATP-binding cassette domain-containing protein → MASVELQNLSHSFGRGEMRRQVLQGISLRIDPGEVVLLTGPSGCGKTTLLTLIGALRTVQSGQVTVLGHRLDGAGRRQRQQVRRGIGMIFQGHNLLRCLTAEQNVQMGADLLPGLGYRARRDEARQWLRSVGLEDQMGKLPHDLSGGQKQRVAIARALAAHPLLLLADEPTAALDGATGREVVELLRRLARDQSCAVLMVTHDPRILDVADRLLKMEDGCLLPAAQ, encoded by the coding sequence ATGGCCTCCGTCGAGCTCCAGAACCTCAGCCACTCCTTCGGTCGCGGTGAGATGCGGCGGCAGGTGCTGCAGGGCATCAGCCTCAGGATCGATCCCGGTGAGGTGGTGCTGCTGACCGGGCCATCCGGTTGCGGCAAGACCACGCTGTTGACCCTGATCGGTGCCCTGCGCACGGTGCAATCCGGTCAGGTCACTGTGCTTGGGCATCGTCTTGACGGTGCCGGTCGCCGCCAGCGGCAACAGGTGCGCCGCGGCATCGGCATGATTTTTCAGGGCCACAACCTGTTGCGTTGCCTCACAGCGGAACAGAACGTTCAGATGGGGGCAGATCTCCTGCCAGGACTCGGCTACCGCGCCCGACGGGATGAGGCCCGGCAGTGGCTGCGCTCCGTCGGCCTTGAGGATCAGATGGGGAAATTGCCCCACGACTTGTCCGGTGGACAGAAGCAGCGGGTGGCGATCGCCCGTGCGCTAGCGGCCCACCCACTGCTGCTGCTGGCCGATGAACCGACGGCTGCCCTGGATGGAGCCACGGGTCGGGAGGTGGTGGAACTATTGCGGCGACTGGCGCGGGATCAGTCCTGTGCGGTGTTGATGGTGACCCACGATCCACGCATCCTTGACGTGGCGGACCGGTTGCTGAAGATGGAGGATGGCTGCCTGCTGCCGGCTGCGCAGTAA
- a CDS encoding pitrilysin family protein: MELCHAVLTSLLHGPALDHWTLPNGVRCVAAEMPEAPLTCLDLWCRAGSFTEAAGEEGMAHFLEHMVFKGSERLEAGAFDLAIEALGGSSNAATGFDDVHFHVLIPPETSQQALDLLLDLVLHPALEQESFRLEREVVLEEMAQYADQPDELVLQQLLKQGCLDHPYGRPILGERSSLLAMDPEAMRTFHQRRYRGHHCCLAISGPRARELRATVESSALAQLPPDPQPSADAINQVEPRGLRLQPGRHTMELARLESARLLMLWSGSTAHDQAWVMGADLATTLLGEGRRSRLVAQLREELRIAESVDMDLSVLEQGCLMTLEISCEPEDLEQVEATVHEQLNQAAPFTAEELARGRQLVGNGLRYSLESVGQVAAQAASQMLWNRPQELLQPLQHLQAWTEERLSEDLMPLLQPSQACSLIATPAGQR; this comes from the coding sequence ATGGAACTTTGCCACGCAGTTCTGACCAGCCTGTTGCACGGTCCTGCACTGGACCATTGGACCCTCCCTAACGGTGTGCGCTGCGTGGCAGCCGAGATGCCCGAAGCTCCGCTCACCTGCCTTGACCTCTGGTGTCGAGCCGGAAGCTTCACGGAGGCTGCTGGAGAGGAAGGGATGGCGCACTTCCTGGAACACATGGTGTTCAAGGGCAGTGAGCGGCTTGAGGCTGGTGCCTTTGATCTGGCCATCGAGGCCCTTGGCGGCAGCAGCAATGCCGCCACCGGCTTTGATGACGTGCATTTCCACGTTCTGATCCCGCCCGAGACGAGCCAGCAGGCCCTTGATCTGTTGCTGGATCTGGTTTTGCACCCTGCCCTGGAGCAGGAGTCATTCCGCCTGGAGCGGGAGGTGGTGCTGGAGGAGATGGCCCAGTACGCCGATCAACCGGATGAGCTGGTCCTGCAGCAACTGCTGAAGCAGGGTTGCCTGGACCACCCCTATGGACGCCCCATCCTCGGGGAACGTTCCAGCCTATTGGCCATGGACCCTGAAGCCATGCGCACGTTCCATCAGCGCCGCTACCGAGGCCACCATTGCTGTCTGGCCATCAGTGGACCGAGAGCGAGGGAGCTGAGGGCGACGGTCGAGAGCTCGGCCCTAGCGCAACTGCCGCCGGACCCACAACCGTCAGCCGACGCCATCAATCAAGTGGAGCCCAGGGGGCTGAGGCTGCAGCCAGGACGTCACACCATGGAGCTGGCACGCCTGGAATCAGCGCGCCTGCTGATGCTCTGGAGCGGATCCACCGCCCACGATCAGGCCTGGGTGATGGGTGCCGATCTCGCCACGACACTGCTGGGGGAAGGGCGACGCAGCCGCCTCGTCGCCCAGCTGCGCGAGGAGCTTCGCATTGCGGAAAGCGTGGACATGGATCTCAGTGTTCTGGAACAGGGATGCCTGATGACCCTTGAGATCAGCTGTGAGCCCGAGGATCTGGAGCAGGTGGAAGCAACGGTGCACGAGCAGCTGAACCAGGCGGCACCGTTTACAGCTGAAGAGCTGGCTCGAGGACGCCAACTCGTAGGCAATGGGCTGCGCTATAGCCTGGAATCGGTCGGTCAGGTGGCAGCCCAGGCCGCCAGCCAGATGCTGTGGAACCGTCCGCAGGAGCTGCTGCAACCGCTGCAGCATCTGCAGGCCTGGACTGAAGAGCGGTTGTCTGAGGACCTGATGCCATTGCTGCAGCCCAGTCAGGCCTGCAGCCTGATCGCTACTCCGGCGGGGCAACGCTGA
- the rpsB gene encoding 30S ribosomal protein S2 produces the protein MAVVTLAEMMEAGAHFGHQTRRWNPKMSRYIYCARNGVHIIDLVQTAVCMNNAYKWTRSAARSGKRFLFVGTKKQASEVVALEAARCGAAYVNQRWLGGMLTNWTTMKARIDRLKDLERMESSGAIAMRPKKEGAVLRRELERLQKYLGGLKTMRRLPDVVVLVDQRRESNAVLEARKLDIPLVSMLDTNCDPDLCEVPIPCNDDAVRSVQLVLGRLADAINEGRHGNNEQRGGDDAEG, from the coding sequence ATGGCTGTTGTCACCCTCGCCGAAATGATGGAGGCGGGTGCCCACTTCGGGCACCAAACCCGTCGTTGGAACCCCAAAATGTCGCGCTACATCTACTGCGCGCGCAATGGTGTTCACATCATCGATCTCGTGCAGACCGCCGTCTGCATGAACAACGCCTACAAGTGGACCCGTTCCGCTGCCCGCAGCGGCAAACGTTTTCTGTTTGTCGGCACCAAGAAGCAGGCCTCTGAAGTGGTTGCTCTCGAGGCAGCTCGCTGCGGAGCCGCCTACGTGAACCAGCGCTGGCTGGGCGGCATGCTCACCAACTGGACCACCATGAAGGCCCGGATCGACCGCCTCAAGGATCTGGAGCGGATGGAGTCCAGCGGTGCCATCGCGATGCGCCCCAAGAAGGAGGGTGCTGTGCTGCGCCGGGAACTGGAACGGCTTCAGAAATATCTGGGGGGTCTGAAGACGATGCGTCGTCTCCCCGATGTGGTGGTGCTGGTGGACCAGCGCCGCGAGTCCAACGCCGTCCTGGAAGCGCGCAAACTGGACATTCCTCTGGTGTCCATGCTCGACACCAACTGCGATCCGGACCTCTGTGAGGTGCCCATCCCCTGCAACGACGACGCTGTGCGTTCGGTGCAACTGGTGTTGGGGCGTCTCGCCGATGCCATCAACGAGGGCCGACACGGCAACAATGAGCAGCGCGGCGGCGACGACGCCGAAGGCTGA
- a CDS encoding HlyD family efflux transporter periplasmic adaptor subunit: MTRLWSHSGSVGLVCLVFVLIGCGGNQTTKAPSENLASVASEAVARPEAVAALGQLEPAGNVRSLAAPTAGVAGTPRIEQLLVDEGAVIRRGQVLARFDTKAGLEADLAAVEADLASLEDEIALQKVEVSRYARGANWGAVSLVQRESSREDLVRLEGEQAQALARRQGLLVDLEESELVSPLDGLVLEIHAREGERPGSDGVMDIGASQRMQARIEVYESDIAQINLDQQVQLTSENGGFSGQLSGRVIQISPRVQQRDVLSTDPTGDADARVVEVLVALDDADVRRVILLAGLKVIARFEP; encoded by the coding sequence TTGACCCGACTCTGGAGTCATTCCGGTTCGGTCGGGCTGGTCTGTTTGGTGTTCGTGCTGATCGGCTGTGGTGGCAATCAGACGACGAAGGCCCCATCGGAGAATTTAGCTTCTGTTGCAAGCGAAGCCGTTGCCCGTCCTGAAGCGGTCGCGGCCCTGGGGCAGCTTGAGCCCGCTGGAAATGTGCGTAGCCTGGCCGCTCCAACCGCCGGCGTTGCCGGAACACCAAGGATCGAACAGCTGCTGGTTGATGAAGGGGCTGTGATTCGCCGGGGACAGGTGCTTGCCCGCTTCGACACCAAAGCCGGTCTGGAGGCAGACCTGGCCGCTGTTGAGGCCGACCTGGCGAGTCTCGAAGACGAGATTGCCCTTCAAAAGGTTGAGGTGTCGCGGTATGCGCGCGGGGCCAATTGGGGTGCTGTTTCGCTGGTTCAACGCGAATCCAGCCGGGAAGATCTGGTTCGTCTCGAGGGTGAACAGGCACAGGCCCTGGCCCGGCGTCAGGGCTTGCTGGTGGATTTAGAGGAGAGTGAGCTGGTCTCTCCCCTGGACGGCCTTGTCCTGGAGATCCATGCGCGAGAGGGCGAACGGCCGGGCAGTGATGGGGTGATGGATATCGGCGCCAGCCAGAGGATGCAGGCTCGGATCGAGGTTTACGAATCTGATATCGCGCAGATCAACCTGGATCAGCAGGTGCAGTTGACCAGCGAGAACGGTGGCTTCAGTGGTCAGCTCAGCGGTCGTGTCATCCAGATCAGTCCACGGGTGCAACAGCGCGATGTGCTGTCCACCGATCCCACCGGTGATGCCGATGCCCGGGTGGTGGAAGTGCTGGTGGCTCTCGACGACGCCGATGTCCGCCGAGTGATCCTTTTGGCTGGTTTGAAGGTCATCGCCCGGTTCGAGCCATGA
- a CDS encoding glycosyltransferase, with amino-acid sequence MFVSVVIPTYNRRPILEKCLLALERQQACREIDRYEVVLVDDGSTDGTPDWLRGAAERFPHVRLIEQSHGGPAEGRNRGVDHAHGDVIVFIDSDLVVTDSFLSCHASSLVRSWEARGDRLCFTYGAVVNTANFEQPTAERHKLRDLSWAYFATGNVAIAKEVLQRAGLFDTGFRLYGWEDLELGERLRRMGVQLIKCPAAVGYHWHPALTLDQIPRLIEVEGERARMGLVFFRKHPTRRVRFIIQFTWLHRLLWELLTLGGLINEHSLRPLLRWLIRHGYSGTAMELLRLPLNRIGVRALFQEARLAGLR; translated from the coding sequence ATGTTCGTCAGCGTCGTCATCCCGACCTACAACCGCCGGCCGATCCTTGAGAAGTGTCTGCTGGCACTTGAGCGTCAGCAGGCGTGTCGAGAGATTGATCGTTATGAGGTGGTGTTGGTGGATGACGGATCCACCGATGGAACCCCGGATTGGTTGCGTGGGGCGGCGGAGCGTTTCCCTCATGTGCGGTTGATTGAGCAGTCCCATGGCGGCCCTGCTGAGGGGCGGAATCGCGGCGTCGATCACGCACATGGCGATGTCATCGTCTTCATCGACAGTGACCTGGTGGTCACGGACAGCTTTCTGTCCTGTCATGCCAGCAGCCTTGTTCGCAGCTGGGAAGCGCGTGGTGATCGCCTTTGCTTTACCTATGGCGCCGTTGTCAACACAGCCAATTTCGAACAGCCCACGGCTGAACGCCACAAGCTGCGGGATCTCTCATGGGCTTATTTCGCGACCGGAAATGTCGCCATCGCCAAGGAGGTGCTGCAGCGTGCCGGATTGTTCGATACCGGATTCCGCCTCTACGGCTGGGAAGACCTTGAACTGGGCGAGCGGTTGCGCCGCATGGGGGTGCAGCTGATCAAGTGCCCTGCTGCCGTGGGGTACCACTGGCATCCAGCCCTGACCCTCGATCAAATCCCGCGACTGATTGAGGTGGAAGGGGAACGAGCACGGATGGGTCTGGTGTTCTTCCGCAAACATCCGACGCGCCGCGTGCGGTTCATCATCCAATTCACTTGGCTGCATCGCCTGCTGTGGGAGCTGCTCACCCTCGGGGGGCTGATCAATGAGCACAGCCTGCGGCCCCTGCTGCGTTGGTTGATTCGTCATGGCTACTCCGGCACGGCCATGGAATTGCTGCGGCTTCCCCTCAACCGGATCGGGGTGCGTGCTCTGTTTCAAGAGGCTCGTCTGGCTGGCTTGCGCTGA
- the tsf gene encoding translation elongation factor Ts translates to MAAVSAKLVKDLRDKTGAGMMDCKKALAATDGDANKAVEWLRQKGIASAEKKSGRTAAEGAISSYIHTGSRVGVLIEINCETDFVARGDMFQELLRDVSMQVAACPNVEYVTTDDIPDEIREREKAIEMGRDDLDGKPEQMKVKIVEGRIGKRLKELALMEQPFIKDSSITVAELVKQTAGKIGENVQVRRFTRYTLGEGIEVEESDFAAEVASMKAAG, encoded by the coding sequence ATGGCAGCCGTATCCGCCAAGCTTGTCAAAGACCTGCGCGACAAGACCGGCGCGGGAATGATGGATTGCAAGAAGGCCCTTGCGGCTACTGACGGTGACGCCAACAAGGCGGTCGAGTGGCTGCGACAGAAAGGCATCGCCAGCGCCGAGAAGAAGTCTGGCCGCACGGCCGCCGAAGGCGCCATCAGCAGCTACATCCACACCGGTTCCCGGGTTGGTGTGCTGATCGAAATCAACTGCGAGACCGACTTTGTTGCCCGTGGCGACATGTTCCAGGAGCTGCTGCGGGATGTCTCGATGCAGGTGGCGGCTTGCCCCAACGTGGAATACGTCACCACCGATGACATCCCTGATGAAATTCGGGAGCGGGAGAAGGCCATTGAGATGGGTCGCGATGACCTGGATGGCAAGCCGGAGCAGATGAAGGTGAAGATCGTTGAAGGTCGGATCGGAAAGCGCCTGAAGGAGCTCGCTCTGATGGAGCAACCCTTCATCAAGGACAGCTCGATCACGGTGGCTGAGCTGGTCAAGCAGACCGCCGGCAAAATCGGTGAAAACGTGCAGGTGCGTCGCTTCACCCGCTACACCCTTGGCGAGGGCATCGAGGTGGAGGAGTCCGATTTCGCTGCAGAAGTCGCCTCCATGAAGGCTGCTGGCTGA
- a CDS encoding phycocyanobilin:ferredoxin oxidoreductase — translation MQSPPSESSSTVAPLIPSLAETIRGAWIGLPELKPLDADSDFSSIEGQLEGDDLLIRNELLCCRGMRKIHLELARLGRGLQILHCVWFPDPRFDLPIFGADIVAGPAGVSAAIVDLSPVSGALPSGIETALAGTPRPNFRQVRDLPGWGTIFSPHVCFIRPDAAEEEVLFRSRVKEVLTILRTAVLQTACEPATAASTIRRYEGQLSYCLQQKRNDKTRRVLEKAFDASWADRYIEELLFDDPLPPS, via the coding sequence ATGCAGTCCCCGCCGTCTGAGTCTTCATCGACGGTTGCTCCCCTGATTCCCTCCCTTGCCGAGACGATCCGGGGTGCCTGGATCGGCTTACCAGAGCTGAAACCGCTCGACGCCGACTCCGATTTCTCAAGTATTGAGGGGCAACTGGAGGGGGATGACCTGCTCATTCGCAACGAGCTGCTGTGCTGCCGCGGTATGCGCAAGATCCACCTGGAACTGGCGCGGCTTGGTCGGGGTCTGCAGATTCTCCACTGCGTCTGGTTCCCGGACCCCCGCTTCGATCTGCCGATCTTCGGTGCCGACATCGTGGCCGGTCCCGCAGGGGTATCCGCTGCAATTGTTGATCTGTCTCCGGTGTCCGGAGCCTTGCCGTCGGGCATTGAAACGGCCCTGGCGGGCACTCCCAGGCCGAATTTTCGCCAGGTGCGCGATCTGCCGGGGTGGGGCACGATTTTTTCCCCCCATGTCTGTTTCATCCGTCCGGATGCTGCTGAGGAGGAGGTGCTGTTCCGCTCACGGGTGAAGGAGGTGCTGACCATCCTGCGAACGGCTGTGCTCCAGACAGCCTGCGAACCAGCGACAGCGGCTTCTACGATCCGCCGGTATGAGGGACAACTGAGCTATTGCCTCCAGCAGAAGCGCAACGACAAGACCCGCAGGGTGCTGGAGAAAGCCTTCGACGCCTCCTGGGCCGATCGCTACATCGAAGAACTGCTGTTCGACGATCCCTTGCCTCCAAGTTGA
- the devC gene encoding ABC transporter permease DevC gives MKTLWQGRRIPLSWLLLSRQPVRLLVALAGISFAGILMFMQLGFRDGLFDASVTVHRLFDADLVLISPRSASSVRMAGFPRRRLVQTLADPAVEGVSPVHWGLMLWRNPETRLNRAILALGFNPDDSFFVDPSLSEKTEVLKQKGRILFDQLSRPEFGPIAEWYQDGRTVETEIAGNRIRVEGLVSLGTSFGADGNLLTSTETFLDLSPQKSRGAIEVGLIRLRPGADPQDVVQRLESRLPDDVKVLTKQGFIDFEKNYWKSGTSIGFIFTLGAAMGFVVGCVIVYQVLYTDVSDHLPEYATLMAMGYRLSHLLGVVVREGFYLAVMGYIPAYLAGEGLYWFVRDATRLPVGMDASRALTVGGMILVMCMLSSLLAMRRLVDADPAEIF, from the coding sequence ATGAAGACCCTCTGGCAGGGACGTCGAATTCCCCTGTCCTGGCTGTTGCTGTCCCGTCAGCCCGTTCGCCTTCTGGTGGCTCTGGCTGGGATCAGCTTTGCCGGGATCCTGATGTTCATGCAGCTGGGGTTTCGCGATGGACTGTTTGACGCCAGCGTCACGGTGCACCGTCTGTTCGATGCCGATCTGGTGCTGATCAGTCCCCGCTCCGCCAGTTCCGTGCGGATGGCGGGCTTCCCCAGGCGCCGATTGGTCCAGACCCTGGCCGATCCCGCCGTTGAAGGGGTCAGCCCTGTCCACTGGGGCCTGATGCTGTGGCGTAATCCGGAAACCCGTCTCAACCGAGCGATTCTGGCGCTGGGGTTCAATCCGGATGATTCCTTTTTTGTCGATCCCAGCCTGTCTGAAAAAACCGAAGTCCTCAAACAGAAAGGCAGGATCCTGTTTGATCAGCTGTCACGGCCGGAATTCGGTCCCATCGCTGAGTGGTATCAGGACGGTCGCACCGTTGAAACGGAAATCGCCGGCAATCGCATCCGCGTCGAAGGTCTGGTGAGTCTCGGTACCAGTTTCGGGGCCGACGGCAACCTGCTCACCAGTACAGAGACTTTTCTGGATCTCTCCCCACAGAAATCGCGCGGGGCCATTGAAGTCGGTCTGATCCGTCTGCGTCCGGGGGCGGATCCACAGGATGTTGTGCAAAGGCTGGAGTCAAGGCTTCCCGACGACGTCAAAGTCCTCACCAAACAGGGATTCATTGACTTCGAGAAGAACTACTGGAAGAGCGGCACATCCATCGGATTCATTTTCACCCTCGGAGCCGCTATGGGCTTTGTGGTGGGCTGCGTGATCGTTTACCAGGTTCTCTACACCGATGTCAGTGACCATCTCCCGGAATACGCCACCTTGATGGCCATGGGCTACCGCCTCAGCCACCTGCTTGGCGTTGTGGTTCGCGAGGGGTTTTATCTGGCTGTCATGGGCTATATCCCGGCCTACCTCGCTGGTGAGGGTCTGTACTGGTTTGTGCGTGATGCAACGCGTCTTCCGGTGGGCATGGACGCATCAAGGGCCCTCACCGTCGGCGGCATGATCCTGGTGATGTGCATGCTGTCCTCGCTGCTGGCGATGCGTCGACTGGTCGATGCGGACCCTGCGGAGATCTTCTGA